Proteins from a genomic interval of Gossypium hirsutum isolate 1008001.06 chromosome A09, Gossypium_hirsutum_v2.1, whole genome shotgun sequence:
- the LOC107890239 gene encoding probable aquaporin NIP7-1, whose product MKGLLLEMKQIFKPNISNGDLYRDDQEGSSRTTMSGNGDTMIQTSGFHRFLHAKYLNPAQAILAEMVGTFILVLCISGIIASTNLRGVRAALLEYATTAGLTIVVLIYSIGSISGAHVNPALTIAFAAFGYFPWSRVPLYILAQILGSIMAALMGEFIYGIKSDVLTTRPGQGCQAAFLAELIADFIVVFVIAAVTQQARSVGPLSGLVIGMSIALAVLITGPISGGSLNPARSLGPAIVSRNFDRIWIYLTAPVIGALLGALMYRVLRLRPIS is encoded by the exons ATGAAAGGTTTGCTCCTAGAAATGAAACAAATTTTCAAACCTAATATCTCCAATGGAGACCTTTATAGAGATGATCAAGAGGGGAGCTCAAGAACTACTATGTCAGGAAATGGTGATACCATGATCCAAACCTCCGGTTTTCACAGATTTTTACATGCCAAATATCTCAACCCCGCTCAGGCG ATTTTGGCTGAGATGGTGGGGACTTTTATTTTAGTGCTTTGCATCAGTGGGATCATAGCAAGCACTAATCTAAGAGGAGTTAGAGCAGCACTGCTAGAGTATGCCACAACAGCAGGGTTAACAATTGTTGTTCTCATTTATTCCATAGGATCCATATCTGGTGCTCATGTTAACCCTGCACTCACCATAGCCTTTGCTGCATTTGGCTATTTTCCTTGGTCAAGG GTACCACTTTACATATTGGCACAAATTCTGGGTTCAATTATGGCAGCATTAATGGGAGAGTTTATCTATGGCATAAAATCGGATGTTTTGACAACCCGGCCTGGCCAAGGCTGCCAAGCCGCCTTCTTGGCGGAGCTCATCGCTGATTTCATCGTTGTGTTTGTGATTGCAGCGGTGACACAACAAGCACGTTCA GTTGGTCCACTGTCTGGACTGGTTATTGGAATGTCCATTGCGCTAGCAGTCCTCATCACAGG GCCTATCTCGGGAGGATCACTCAACCCAGCAAGGTCATTGGGACCTGCAATTGTTTCGAGGAATTTCGATAGAATCTGGATATATCTGACGGCACCTGTAATCGGAGCTCTTTTAGGGGCTCTCATGTATCGAGTTCTGCGTCTCAGACCCATCTCATAA